ataacaagatatataacatgaaacacaaTGGCTATCAcagagtaaagtgcataagtaaagagctcaggTAAGAGATAACGAGACACGCCGAGACGACGATGGATCCTGAAGTTCACACCATTGTggatgctaatcttcgtttggagCGCCGTCGAGGAAAAATGCACCCCAAAAAGGCACTAGGGGCACCGTAATATcttcacgccctcgcacaatgcaagatgacgtgattccactaagggacccttgagggcagtcaccgaACTTGTAcaattggcaacccttgggggcggtcaccggaacccgtacaattggcaacccttgggggcggtcaccgaaacccgtaCAAATTGCTCGAAGCAATCTCCGCAAATTAATTGAGAGCCCGACGCTTGCCCCAGAGATTTACGCCACAATGATTGAGCTTTGAGACACCACCAACCACCTAGGGCGCCTAAGCAGCCAAAAGGAACAAGCTCTAgagtaccaagcacccaagagtaataagctactCAACTTTCACTTCCACATATCACTGTGTAGAACTCAaaacgatgcaccaaatgcaatggtaagggcacacagagtgcccaagtccctctctcccaaatcccactaCAACACTAGTGCTATGGAGAAAAATGAGAGAAGGAACAAAGAGAAGAACAAGAACAAAgagaagaacacaaagaactccaagtcCAGATCcaaaggggttcccctcacttagagggaAAAGTGATTGATGGAAATGtgaatctagatctcctctctcatttccctaaaaaactagaaaaaatcATTGGAGGGAATCatagatagcaagctcgaagaggatcaacaatggggggggggggcaaacacgAGCTCCAAGGGTAAGATCCATTGGGGAAGAaggcccccttttataggtgggggaaaattCAACCATTATGCCCACAAGTCGTGCTCAAGCGATACTACCACCTAGGAGAGCGGTGCTATCGCTTAGTATGGTAGTTCAGAGAACCAGCATTAGTATAGTGAAAGTAGAGCAGTAGTAACAgaccaagcggtactaccatgaCCTACTTCCACTCTACTATCCTGAAAAGTGGGAAGGGAAATCTGAGGCTCGGACAGGGCGGAAGTGACCGCGGTAGTAGGACCGGAAGTACCGCGCTATGCGGTACTACCACATGAAGCGGTACCACCGTGCCCTACTACCGCTGGTGCAAAGAAGTCCGTGTTGACCCAGCGGTAGTGCCTGCGGCACTGGACCCAAAGAGCATGTTGTACTACCGCTTGTGTGCCTCAAACTAGCCCAAGCAaaacagatgaagtcagaagacCAAAACTATCATAACTTCTGCAAGTGAACTCTGATTTCGACGAACTCAAGCTTGATAGAACGCTAATGGAAATCTTCATAAGTGGCAAGAGAGAATATGCCAATGATATAGCGGTGAGAAACCTCCAAGAGTGAAGAACCGACAAAAACTCCAACATCGACAACATCATAGAGGATGCATACGAAATCCGTTTTTTTATGAATTTATGTGGCTTACTATCCTATAGCGCACCGGTTCATTCATATCTTTGCGACTGGCTCTGATCAGGAAAATTGGTCGCTGTTGTGTGTTCCCTTCCACAGGTAAAACATTTTTCCCAGCCCAAGGCTATATTTCACTTATAGGCTATATTTCACTTATACCGAGATGTACACTTGGCTCGCTGAAGGATTTCCTTGCTCGCTACAGAATAGGGCTGGCCCGTTAGTTCACTCATTACGTTCCCTACGTTCGATCTGTTCATTTCACCATTTTGTTTCAGTTTTTTCTTTCTCGATTTTCCTTTACACTTTCTTTTCGTTTTCATTATTTCTTCAactgttttctttggttttctatTTTTATCTTTGTTTTTTCTCACGATATCTTTGTTCATTTATCAATTTTTATAGTTTTATTTATGTTCTTAGTTTTTATATAATCATCGTTGTTTCCTTCCTGGACTTGTTTTCCTCGTGGGCTTtcttaggtttttctttttcttctttctaattttaattttttttccattgGTTTTCTTTCGTTCTTTGTTACACCTTAGTTCCCTTTGTTTCTTTCTTCATCTTTTTTTGTTTCTTCgccttttttttatttctttttttcatcGTTTTTCTTGTTCTACTCATGTTAAATTATTTTTCAgttcacatttaacatttttcatatacatcaaaaatattttatatatacatgttaaacattttttaagTACGTGATTAAGCTTTTGTAAAAATATGTTTTTTATATCTACAActttctatacaaattgtaaaAATTTTCGTATATATCTAATACATTCTTCTAATACATATTCAACATTCTCTTAATACaggatcaacattttttaaatgcatgatcaacatgttttctatgcacatttaacaGTTTGTAAATGTTTTACTAGCATTTTCCTAGTAAAAGATTTCATTTTTATAATACTCGGTCAATATTTTATatttacacatttaacatttttaaatgcttgattaacatttttaaaatacaagattaatatttttttaatacaTAGTCGACACTTTTTGAATACATGGTTTACACTTTTTTAATACATTCccaacatttttatacacatttaacattttcaaattcttgattaatTTTTTTCAGATATAAgattaacactttttaaatacATAACCAGAGAAATTCATACAGATTTGTATTTTTATACATACTCCCTCCATCGGAAAAAGTTTGTTCTTCAAATGGATGtatatacatccatttgagggacaagcttgggacaagatttttcggacggagggggtacattttttgcatacatgagaaacattttctctatatgcacttaacatttttcaaatgctttttTAACATTTGTTCAAATATTTTTACCTAAAGTATTTTTGTAATCTAattatttagaatatttggaagtataaacatCTTTTATAATTGCACCAACATTTTTTTAACACTTTGCAAGAATTTTTAAacttcattttttaaaatatgTGTATTTTCTTTCTTAATATAACAAAAATATTGAAAAACGAAATCGTGTGAACAAAACGAAAACGACCGATCTAACAGCGACCCTGGGCGGGCCGATTATTTCTTCGCTGCAAGCCGGCGGTTTGTCTTGCCAGAAGCGAGACATAGCCACACCCTGTTTTCCACGCCCGTTCTCAGAAAAAATATCTTTGCAGAATATTACATTGGTGAAAAAATTCAcagattcaaaaaaaatcatgaattttaaacaatgtATACGAAAATCTAAAAAAAAGGCGAATTTAACAAATTCATGAAGTTGGATTTAAAAAAATTAttcatgaatgtgaaaaaataatcaaaaacaatgttcatgaattttgaaaatgtcaGAAAGTTCAAAAGACGTTCATTTGTTACTTTAAATTTGGTTGATGCAGCCCAAATGAAAGTCAAAAGACCTCTAACTTATAGTTCGATTGGACATGCAAGGGTACTAATTTCTTGTATTTATGTATGCATCAATGACGACAGATGCATTCACTATTGTTTCATCTACTAGGTCGTTAATCTCCATAAGTTGACTAATTGTAGCCTATCAATTGTACTCCATAAGTTGAGTATGCATCTTATGAGTGCATCTTAATGTTGTGATAGCCCAATGGTAAGTTGCGGCACTCGCTGGACCAGGTAATTCCATGTGCGTACATTTGTCACGCGCGTACGGAAGGCATTAATAAGGACATAAACGGTCGTCGGTAAACCGATAAACAGAGGTTTTTTCATGATTGTAATGCAGATTGATCGAGACAGGTTGCTGAATAAATGCTAAATGCAGATTGAACGGCCGGCTCTGCTTGTGCAAGTCAGAGCTTCCGGCCATCACCCATCAATTCCAAAGAGAGAAACATGCGCGTACACAGCACGGTTGTGCACCTGATTAATTGCACCCATAATCACAAAGTTGGAGGCATGACATGATAGCCCTCGTCGTTGAGTTCGttgagttttttttttctttgacACCCTCGTGGTTGAGTTGTTGTCACGAAAAGTCTAGTGATCTGGCCTCCACTTTGAAGATTAAATAGTGTTTGGACAGATAAGCCGGGGATTATTATGAGTGGCCTTAGGCAGACGGCGACCGGTGTCAAGAATGCAAAATTGCATCCGGCCACAGCCATGTCGGCATGACTGGCATCCGTGCCAAAATATCAGAAGAAGAAATCGTCTGACCCGACGATGGACCGGTCGCGTTGCCATCGATGCTTTTGGTTAACCAACACATAATCGCTTTTGTTACTCGTAGTAGAAGAAAAACTTGATTACTTTTAGTTAAGAGGTGCAGCAGAGCAAGGGCATGTTTCGAGGGCACTGCAGAgaatagtacttcctccgtttcttttgagtttgcatataagatttggtcaaagtcaaaattTATAAATTTTGATCAACTTTACAAAAAGAATATcgacatctacaatactaaatctatatggtatgaaaattaatttcatgatgcatcttacaatattgatttcatattatgaatcttgatatattttttttataaacttagtcaaaattaacaaagtttgactttgaccaaaacttatatgcagactaaaaagaaacgggaGAAGTATTGTCGTGGCGATGCATCCAACAAGCACATACATCTACATTCTACATGGAGCCCAAGGGGGAAAGGTGTACGCATATAGTTGTAGGATATCATTTGTGTCATTCCGTCGTTGGTCATTCCAACACGGCGGGGTTGCTAATCCGAGACAGGCACGCACTAACCACTCCATCATCCTTTTGTACGAATCATGCACGCGTATATAGGATTTAAATCAAGCGCGTAGGTAAGACCAGAACCACTACTACTACTAATCAAAAGGAAAAGGCAGAGGAGCTAGGTAGAAAGAACCATGCGGAAAGTCCCCAACCGCTCGACACCTCAATCGAGCTCGCAAATGAACAGTAAAGTTGGAGGGGGGAAAAACTAAAAACATcttcaaaaaattctgatttttttcgTGGTAAGTTTAACAAATGTTTCGAGAGCTTGTAAATTTTCATTTTGgaatgacatttgtggaagtcgCGGTAAAAAAAAACCAACAAAATCAGCACTCCAAATGCTTGTGAAAATGGGATTGGCTTTTTCACGACTTCCACAAATATTTTttcatgatgaaattttgcatgcactgAAAATTTATCAATGTTTCGCACATTTTTTTAATGACTTTACTGTTCATCTCAGTTAATCATATGACACGAGTACATGCAATCGTATGATTCGCGGGGTCACTAAATCCCTTCGgttctttttagttcgcatataataTTTGTttgaagtcaagcctcgtaaagtttgatcaactttatagAAAAAGATACCAACATTCACAATGTGAAATCAGTATCGGTGGATGCGccatgacttaaattttcatattatATATAGACAGCTCGCCAGTCTTCTTGCATCAGCCACACCTAATTACAAATGCCTTGGCCTCTCCATGCTCGTCATTTACATTTAAACTGCACACTCCCTTGTTTATGTCTTACTCCAAAGGTACGGCCTTTAGCACATGACCATTCCTCACTCAAGTCATCGACACCCTCGTCGATGTACATGTTGAAAGAAGAAATTCCACTATCTCGCAAACGAAATGAGGTTATAAAATTCTTATATGCAAAGCatatatatggtcaaactttatgaagtttgacttcagacaattcttatatgcaaaGCATGTAGTATGAAGGATACAAAAATAGAATGTCATGTCATCTTTGAATGCTGCAGAATTACATGAACGTTTGACCGTGTACATGAATGTCATATCACGGCCGCCTGCCAAGCCTTGGACGTCACCGAGGAATGTGGCGGTGGGGCCTCGACTACTTCGCCTCTCCGGAGGGGGTCAGACTCCCGGGCGGCAGCCTTTGCTGTTGAGGTGTCATCGTTTTCTACGGCGGATGTTGACGTGGGCATGGTCAGACCGGTTTGACCGTGAAGGTAGCAAACCTTATGACGGACAAGGACCATGTAGTGGGAGATGCTTCTTTAGGCTTCCGGCAGCGCCAGATCTGACTACTACGTCCCCCTTTTGTTTCTCGGTGAGCTCCATCCCTTCGAAGCTACGCTGTGTCGGCATGGGTCGTCAGTTCCCGAGTTAGGTGGTGCTGGTGGTGGGGAATCAAAAACTCAAAATCTGTTGGGTGGCGATGCTGCTCTGGCCGTTgtacccttcttgaaggcgtcgtctcGGGAGCTTTGTTTGTTGTGGGCTTTGCGTTATTGTGGCAGGTGGGCGGCAGCGGTGATAGCGTGCCTCTTGTGGGGGCGCCGGCTTTGCATGTACGAAAGTGACAACTCTTTTGGGTGGTCTTCGTGCAGATGGTGTGAGTCTGGTCCGACAACTCGCAGATGTGCTTGGACAAGAGGGAGTAAGGTTCCATCCACCGACGGTCACACCATCGTGTGTCGTCAGAACCAAAGCTTCATCTTGCGGCCTTGGCTCTGCCTGGTCATGCTCCTTGCTTCCCCATGGAACCTTGTTATTGTGCATTTTCGTCTGTTTCGTGGTTTGTCCATGGGCAGCGGTGATGCATTTCTCCAGGAGACTTGTTTGCGTCATGTCGAGCCTCTCGGTGGGACTCATCCATGTTCTAGGGTGAACATCTTCATCTGTCGTCAATGTGACGCCTTTTGAGCCGACCAAGGAGGCAGGGGGTCTTCTTTGATGATGGAAATGGGCAGCGGTGTCGTTCCAGGCCCCTGCTGGTTTGGGGTTAGCGTGCCCATACTTCGACACCGGCTCTCCTTCCTGATCCAACACCCTCCTCTTCCCCGATCACCCTTTCGCAGAAGAAGACCTCGGCGCCGTCAAGCTATTCATGTCATGTTTATCGTTTTAGCTTGCAGAGTGCGAGGCTTAAGAGGAGCTCGCTTTAAAAAGAAAACTTCTATGGATCGTAATCCAACAAGTCAAACAACACAAGTAATTTTTTTTGGACTGTGATATTTGGCACACGTGTGCCATATAAACAAAACTGCCACAcctttatttatttcattttaaagtacCATACGATCCCTCGTTCTTTGACCTCGCCTCTTCCCAAATGACCCTGCAGGCTTGCCTGAGAAACCTGCTTCTCCCGCACATCTCGGGCGCTCACCCCCGAGAAAACTGCCACTTCTTCACGTCTACCACATGATTTCTCCTCAGGACAAAGTTACCATGATATTCATATGCAAGTTATCAGGCCTGTGTTGCATAACttaccgtgctatttacatagAACGTATCAGGTACTATGCTTCAACAACTACACCCTTTCAAAGTTACCACTGCGTTTTGTACACAAGTTATAAGGTCTTCGATGTGTAAAATACCGTGgtacttacacataagttatcagggtATATGTACATCAACCTCCCCCCGGTCAAAGTTACCATAGGGGATTGTACACGAGTTAACGGGTCTACGGTTCGTATATTATCATGATACTTGCACCTAAAAACATGGGTGTGTTTCGGTAGCTTTTTCCATAGATAAAAAATTATCATGATGTTTTTGCGTAACTTATCACGCCTATAGCACGTGTGCCCCTCATGACACTAAACATTATGTGACTTTCCCGTGAGACGCCATGTGTTGTGTTCATCCAAGAGGCCCACGCGCGAGGCAAGTGTATGTTTTTAACAACTTATATATTTTCGTTTGGTAAAAAAGTTACCATCATGTTTATATTGCAAGTTATCGGTTATGCggtgcttatattatcatgttatttacacaaaaattattggggatgttttgaacaactttttccCGGGGCAAAAAGTTATCATGGTGATTCTAAGTAACCTATCAAGCCCAAAATGCTTaaaatatcatgctatttacacaaaatttatcAGGGATATGTTTCAGCGACAAATccccccctccctcccaccctccacaggtcaaaaacttatcatggtgtttagTTATCGTAGTGCATATGTTTTCATACTATTTACACATAAAAATGCCAGGGGAGGGAAGTATACTATCGTGCTATTTACACAGAAGATACCGGagtatcttttcaaaaaaaaatccctacggtcaaagttaccatggtgctTCTACCTCAGTTATCAGATGTGCGCTGTGTATATTACCATCTATTTACACGTAAATTATCAGGTATCTTTTCACATTTGTTTTCCCCAATGGTTAAAGTTACCACGATGTTTGTATCTAAACTATCAGGTCTATGACGTGAATGTTATCGCGCTATTTACAGAAATTACCGGGGGGCGGGTTCAACAAATTTATTCCCAATGATCAAAGTTACCATGATGCTTGAAACAAAAAGTTTTTCAGTGCTAACATATTAAAGGcaaaaacatgtcaaaaacagTATTTCCCTTAGAATGTTCAACAATGAGTGTCATAGGTGAGGTGGTTAGCTCCCTTCTTTAATTACTTGCAGACCAAAGATCAAATCCTAGTCTAAGCATTATTTTTGCTGAATTAGGAAGGCACGAGCGGGTGTGCCCAATAAGATCGGGGAGGACGTGGAGAGAATTGATGGCGTTGGATGCGTGTGACAGTTTTGCAATCTGCCACACGGTTGCCATATAtatatttctttttttttttgaaaatcctGTGTATCCAATATCTGCAGGGGATGGAATCCAAACGAACCTAGATCACTGCAATGACAGATACACCAAGAGAGGAGAATGTTGCACCCTTTTGTTTCACAGTGTGTGTGTCTGATCTTTAACCCCGGGATGCCCCAAGAATCTACAGCGTTTGCACACGTAGAGGCATACCAGCCATGTTCTCCATTGTTTTCACAAGATGCTATTTGGCTCTCCATTGACCGTGTAATCCATGAGAGGGACCTGGATACGGTCAAGCCTCCATCCATGATCTCCCACTGCTTTGCTTAAGGTAATGTTAATGGAGGAGTAAGAAACAAGCttaccaccatcaccaccactactAATCTACCACCACCACTACTAATCTACCACCACCACTCCATGTCCATGGCTACATGTCATGTGAGACCCACCGCCCCCCGTCCCATTCCTCCTCCCCCAATTCCACCACACAACGGTCCTCCGCTCCGCTCCGCTCGCTCTGCCCGCACCGTACTGTTCACAAGGGGCGTgggcgccggccgccgccgctgacCGGACCGATCCGTCCGTGCGAGCACCGGACGCGGCGAGGAGATCCCGGCTGATCTCCGGTTCTCAGACGCGTCTAGCTccagcgggaggaggaggcggcgtcgTCGATCTCGGCGGGGGAAAGGCGCGAGCTTGGGCTTGCCTGACTTCTTGCTGGCGGCGGGGGCGAAGGGGAGGGCGGCGGCGATGCTGCGCCGGAAGTCGCCgttcgcggcggcgccggcggccgccaagcagggggagggggaggaggcgccCGCGCGCAGGCCCGGCGCGCCGCTCTCGCTCGCGGGCCTCCTCGTCTCCATCTTCCTCGTCGCCATCTTCCTCTACAACGAGGACTCGGCCGTCGTCAAGGCCCCAatcgccgccctcgacgccggggCCGGGGCCTCGCGCGCCCGgtccgcccccgacctccacctCCTCCACGAGGTCAACCCCCGCCCCCAGCAGCAGCAgcgggagcaaggggaggaggacgaggggcgTCGCCATGTGGAGCAGGTGGAGAGCAGGAGGAAAGCGAGCGACGGCGACAGGGTGGACGCGCCCGCGAGAGCCGACAAGCGCGCCGCCCCGGccacgacgaccaccaccacgccTCCtcccagcagcagcggcggcaacaccaccaccaccacgagcagcagagcggcggtggcggcgccggagCCGGCGGCGTGCAACCTGTACCAGGGGTGGTGGACGTACGACGCGGAGGCGTCGCAGGTGCCGCTGTACCGGGAGGCGGAGTGCGAGTTCCTGACGGAGCAGGTGACCTGCATGCGCAACGGCCGGCGCGACGACTCGTACCAGCGGTGGCGCTGGCAGCCGTCCTCCTGCGACCTCCCCAGGTACCCATCGTCTACCTCCGGCGCCATTGTCGTCGTAGATCTCAACCCAACCCAACCGAGAATATTGAATCTCGGTGTCCAGGTTCGACGCGCGGGCGCTGCTGGAGCGGCTGCGGAACAAGAGGCTGATGTTCGTGGGGGACTCGCTGAACCGGAACCAGTGGGAGTCGATGGTGTGCCTGGTGTCGTCGGCGATCCCCGcgcgggaccaaaggtccctggcCAAGTTCGTCGGCCCGAACGGGTCGCTCAACGTGTTCAGGGCGGCGGAGTACAACGCGACGGTGGAGTTCTACTGGGCGCCGTTCCTGGTGAGCTCCAACTCGGACGACCCGCAGGCGCACAGCGTGGCGGACCGCGTGATCGCGTGGCGGTCCATCGCCAAGCACGCCCGGCACTGGCGCGCCGCCGACTTGCTCGTCTTCAACACCTACATCTGGTGGCTCAACAACTTCGAGATGAAAGTGCTGTGAGTCGCTCCTCCCTCCGACCGTCCTCCATTGCCGCTTGCTCCGGCGATGGATCAGCGAGTGATGTAGGTGGAATGGTGGTTGGCAATGCAGGAAGAACCCTCGGGCGATGCCGGACAAGTACACGGTGGTGGACCGGCCGGTGGCGTACAAGGAGGTGCTCAAGACGTGGGCCAAGTGGGTGGACCGGCACGTCGACCCCGGCCGGACCAAGGTCTTCTTCATGGGCATGTCGCCCAACCATGGCGTGTAAGTCACTCGCTCACTCACCAGCTCTCGATCAGTACACTAGCAGTATCAGTAGTACCAACTTGTTCATTGCAAATGCATCGGGTTCCTCCATTCCCGTGCGATTTTGTTCTCAATCACGGGCAAGGCAGGGCTGGGATTCCAAAGCAAACAGGCTTCTCGGGCAGTGCTAATCCGCTTGTAGGAGTGCTAGACTATTGTAGTGTTACCAATTGTTTAGTGAGGGCACAAATCTTGGGTCAAGGGTAAATAATCCTGATCTCTGACTGGGCTGACACGTGCTTCACATTAGGTGCACCACCCCACAGTGCGAGAACCAGAAACTTCGCAGGAGGGGAGGCACAAAATCCAGCCCGAGAGAGAGCACATGGGCATGGGCAAACCTTGGGCTTGGCTATTGAATTTCAATTGTGCCTGCCCCCCGGAGCTATCCCTCtggctactagtactactagtacacggCCTGGTCCAAGAGCAACTCAGCAGTCTCACTTGATGAAATCTTCAGTTGAGAGTTAGCAAGAGTTGAGAGGCGTGCCCACACTAGGTAAGGCAGCCCAGTCTCTTTCATCGGATCGGTCTCGGTCTCTTGCTtgccaagacccggctggcgcaattgAATTGCAGCCCACTTTTCATGTTTAGGCCTGAGGGAGTCGCACGCGAGGGCCTGAGGGGGAGCCTGAGGGGGAGTGTTAAACGAATTATTTGTGTGTTGCACATGTGTTGATTTACTAGTAGGTACCCTAAACAATTGAACTACTCCATAATTCAACAAGTAGGTACGTGTTCCAAAACTAGCTACGACACGACAGGCCAAAAGCTAGCTGGACTGGACTGGACTGCTGGAGCCTGGAGCGATCGATCCCATCGGAGTGTAGCCACGTTCGGAACAGCTGTGCAGCTTGATCGCTGGAGAGAAGCATGGTACGTACCATGTTGCCTGCTTAAACCAAGCTGAGCTTCATGTGATGCGCCGTACCGTTTTGGTGGCAACTTCCGCTTTAAATACTGTGTAAGAAAATAATGATTCTACACACACACAAATGGGTATCGACAAGCACGTGAACACACCATTCCACcaaa
The window above is part of the Triticum aestivum cultivar Chinese Spring chromosome 2A, IWGSC CS RefSeq v2.1, whole genome shotgun sequence genome. Proteins encoded here:
- the LOC123187340 gene encoding protein trichome birefringence-like 28 codes for the protein MLRRKSPFAAAPAAAKQGEGEEAPARRPGAPLSLAGLLVSIFLVAIFLYNEDSAVVKAPIAALDAGAGASRARSAPDLHLLHEVNPRPQQQQREQGEEDEGRRHVEQVESRRKASDGDRVDAPARADKRAAPATTTTTTPPPSSSGGNTTTTTSSRAAVAAPEPAACNLYQGWWTYDAEASQVPLYREAECEFLTEQVTCMRNGRRDDSYQRWRWQPSSCDLPRFDARALLERLRNKRLMFVGDSLNRNQWESMVCLVSSAIPARDQRSLAKFVGPNGSLNVFRAAEYNATVEFYWAPFLVSSNSDDPQAHSVADRVIAWRSIAKHARHWRAADLLVFNTYIWWLNNFEMKVLKNPRAMPDKYTVVDRPVAYKEVLKTWAKWVDRHVDPGRTKVFFMGMSPNHGVPDAWGGGPGAIKCAMETQPILNHTGPLYVGTDWRLHGAAEAVLRSMRRVPVHLVDITALSEFRKDAHTSVHTLRQGKLLTPEQQADPRAYADCIHWCLPGLPDTWNHFLYAQIVAAPPPPAQMQLLQSSSSSSSS